In the genome of Quercus robur chromosome 3, dhQueRobu3.1, whole genome shotgun sequence, one region contains:
- the LOC126717148 gene encoding uncharacterized protein LOC126717148 — protein sequence MAILLSLSPHPPNLPHKPITLPTPKPTIPTTNTSSKRLFLLKTASLCVISLTPPYPIAHSSAEPSQPPKPALSGIANTKSWFQFYGSGFAIRVPPQFEDITEPEDYNAGLSLYGDKAKPKTFAARFSSPDGSEVLSVVIRPSNQLKITFLEAKDVTDLGSLKEAAKIFVPGGSTLYSARTIKIKEEEGFRTYYFYEFGRDEQHVALMAAVNSGKAIIAGATAPRSKWEDDGVMLRSAAVSLTVL from the exons ATGGCCATTCTCCTCTCCCTATCTCCACACCCACCAAACCTTCCCCATAAACCCATCACTCTCCCCACTCCCAAACCCACCATTCCCACCACAAACACCTCTTCTAAGAGACTCTTTCTCCTCAAAACAGCTTCACTTTGCGTCATATCCTTAACCCCACCATACCCAATTGCCCATTCTTCAGCTGAACCTTCACAGCCTCCGAAACCGGCTCTTTCAGGCATTGCAAACACCAAGTCTTGGTTCCAGTTCTATGGTAGTGGTTTTGCCATTCGGGTCCCTCCACAATTTGAGGACATCACGGAGCCTGAG GATTACAATGCTGGATTGTCTCTATACGGAGATAAAGCAAAGCCAAAGACATTTGCAGCAAGATTTTCATCTCCAGATGG ATCTGAAGTTTTGAGTGTTGTCATTCGCCCATCCAATCAACTGAAAATCACTTTCTTAGAG GCCAAGGATGTTACTGATTTAGGTTCTTTGAAGGAGGCAGCAAAAATTTTTGTTCCAG GTGGTTCAACTTTGTACTCTGCAAGaactataaaaataaaggaagaggAAGGTTTCAG GACTTATTACTTCTATGAATTTGGTAGAGATGAACAGCATGTAGCATTAATGGCTGCTGTTAACAGTGGAAAG GCAATTATTGCTGGAGCAACTGCCCCACGTTCTAAATGGGAGGATGATGGCGTGATGCTTCGCTCTGCTGCTGTATCACTAACAGTCCTGTAG